CTCGATGCTCGTCTGTGGGTAGATCCCCACCGAGAACTCGTAGCTCCACTCCCAGGCCTTGATCCCGAGGAACGTGAAGCCGAGCGCGAGCGTCGCACCCATCGCGGCGAGCAGCCCGCGCTTGCTCTTTCGCTCCGCTGCGACCAGCGCGAGGATGACGGTGAAACTGCTCGTCAGCAGGACGAACGTGTTCACCAATCCGGGTAAGGGGTCCGGCGGGACGGTCTCCCAGGCGGTCCAGCCCATCCCGGCGCGGATGAAGACGAACGCCCCGATCACGGCGCCGAAGACCACGACGTCGGAGGCGAGGAAGAACCAGACGCCGAGTTTCGTCTTCCCGACGTCCTCGAACGGCCAGCGCTCGGCGATCAGCGCCTCAGGAGCGTTGAACTCCTCGAGGCCGAAGCCGAGCAGCGCGTACCCGCTCAGCCCCAGGCCGGCGGCGATCGCCACGAGGTAGTGCGGCCCCTGGAGCTCGCCGGCGTGGAGCCCCGACAGCCCGACGAAGAGGACGAACACCCCGAGGCCGATCGCGAACGGCCAGATGCTCGCGTGGTCCTCGTGGACCTCGGCGTGTGCGAGTTCGGTCTCGGTCGGCTCGCGGACCTCGACGAACTGGGAGACGACGCCGCCGTCGGTCGCCCGCCCGCCGTCGGCGGCGTGTGCCGGGGCGGTCTCGACGAACGAGAGCGAGCCGTCGGCGTAGCTCGCGCGTCCCGGCCAGTTCTCGAGCGGCGGCGGTGACTCGATCGCCCACTCGGCGGTCCGGGAGAAGTCCCAGGGGTTCTCGCCCGCCGGCTCGCCGTTCCAGTAGCTCACGTAGAGGTTGTAGAACATGATCAGGAACGAGCCCGCGACGATGAACCCGCCGATCGTGGCGAGCTGGTGCCAGGTGATCAGCTCGACGTTGTACTCGAAGACGCGTCGGGGGGTCTCCCAGGCGAGGAACAGCGGGAAGTAGAGCAGGTTGAACCCGACGAAGAAGGTCCCGAAGTGCAGCTTCCCGAGGAACTCGTCGTACATCCGCCCGGTCATCTTCGGGTACCAGTAGTAGAGCGCGCCGAACAGGGCGGTCGCGCCGCCGAACATCACGTAGTGGAAGTGCGCGACGACCCAGTAGGTGCCCCGGAACTCGTAGTCGAGGACGGTCGCGCCGAGGAAGACGCCGGTGATACCGCCGAGGATGAACAGCAAGAGCGCGCCGAGCGCGAACAGGAACGGCGTCGTGAACTGCACCCGTCCCTTCACGAGCGTGTAGATCAGCGCGAAGACGATCAGGTCGAACGGGAGCGAGATGCCGATCGTCGTCGCCATCATCAGCGTCTTGATCTCTAGATTGATCGAGGTGAGGAACATGTGGTGCATCCAGACGAGGAAGCTCTGGACGGCGATGAGCACCATCGCGAGGATCACCCACTTGCGCCCGACCAGCCGGCGCCCGGAGAACGTCTGGAAGATCTCGAGCATCACCCCGAGCGCGGGGAAGAAGACGATGTACACCTCCGGGTGGCCGAAGAACCAGAACAGGTGTGCCCACAGTAACGAACTGTCCCCCGTTCCGGTCGCGGTGAAGTAAAGCGTCCCGATGATCCGATCGGAGCCGAGGAGGAGAAGCGCCCCGAGCAGCGCGGCGAACGCGAACAGCATCATCCAGACGGTGAGCAGGATCGACCAGGTGAACAGCGGCACGTTCCACATCCCCATCCCCTCGGCTCTCCCTCGATGGATGGTGACGAGGAAGTTCACCGTCCCGATCGTCACCGAGACGACGAACAGCAACAGCGCGAGGACGGCGCTCGTCCCCCCGACGGTCGGCGAGTACTCGGGGATGTTGAGCGGGGCGTACATCGTCCAGCCCGCGTCGTAGGTGCCGCCCTGGAAGAACGAGAGCGCGATGAGCAGCCCGGAGAAGAGGTAGACCCAGTAGCTGAGCGCGTTGAGCCTGGGGAACGCGAGGTCCTTCGCGCCGATCTGCAGCGGCACGATGTAGTTCGCGAAGCCGAAGGCGAAGGGCGAGAGGAACCAGAACACCATCAACAGGCCGTGGGTGGTGACCGCCTCGTTGTACGCCCGCCCCGAGAGGATGCTCGGCCCGGGCACCCACAGCTGCATCCGGATGAGCAGCGCGAGCACCCCCCCGAGCAACAGGAAGAACAGCGCCGTCACGAGGTAGAGGATGCCGACGTCCTTGTGGTTGGTCGTGACCAGCCAGCGTTTCACCGAGGAGGCCGGCGGGAGGTCGCTCATCGGACCACCACCGTGCCAGCGACCGTCTCGGACTCGTCGTCGGCGTCCTCCTCGTCGTCGGCCGCTTCGTCAGCCGCCTCCTCGCCCTCCTCGACGTCGTCCTCGTCGGTCTCGTCCTCACCGTTCCCGTACGCCTCGGGGTCCTCGTACCACTCCTCGAACTCATCGGGCTCCATCACGATCACGTCTGCGACCATGTCGGAGTGACCGATCCCACAGAGCTCGAAACACCAGGCGACGTGTTCGCCGGGCTCCTCGGCGACGAACCAGGTCTCGGTCGTCTGACCGGGGATCGCGTCCGCCTTCACTCGCAGGTCGGGTATCCCGAAGTTGTGCCAGACGTCGCTCGAGGTGATGGTGAGCGTCACGGTCCGGTCGGCCGGGACCCGGAGTTCGTTCGTCTCGGTGTGGCCGTTCGGGTACTCGAACTCCCAGCCGAACTGGAAGCCGACGACGTCGACGTCGAGGTTCTCGTCGGTGCCCTGGTCGGACGGGCCTGCCTCGACGTAGAGCAGCGCGCCGTAGGTCCAGGCGACGAGACTGATGACGATGATCGCGCTGAGGAAAAACGAGAGGAACAGCTTCCGTCCGCCGCCCTCTCCGGTCGGGAGTTCGCCGAGGACCGGCCGGTCGGCCTCGCTGGCCTCCTCGCCCCGGTCCCGGTACTTGTAGGCGTTATAGAGCGTGTAGCTCACGACGACGATCCCGACGATCGTCCCCAGAATCAGGAACACCTGAAAGATCTCCTCGAAGAGCTGTACCTGTGTCCCCCACTCGTCGCCGGGGAGACGCGGGAGCGGGGCGAGCGGGAGCGCGTCGATCGGTGTCGGGTAGTTCATCATCGTATATCTACGTCTGCAGTCACTCGCTACCGTTTCACACGCTTGCTTATTATCGTTTCGCAGAGACCGCGCGGGGGCCGACCCGATCTGCCGATCGTCCCACACGAACTATTATCATCGACAACGAACTCGTGTGATAGCATGAGCGATGCACCGTCCGGCGGCAACGGCACCGACGAGGGGCTCGAGAGGCTGACGGAGGAGGAGAAGATCGCCGAGATCGAGGAGTTCGACTCGCTGTTCGGCATCGTCGCCGACGGCGTGGTCGGCGCGGCCGGCGGGCTGGTCGGGGTGGCGGCGATGACCGTCGGACTGTTGATCGCGGAGTCAGTGGGGGCGTTCTCGCGCGAGTCGTTCGGTCAGCTCGCGCTGATGATCGGCCTCGACGGACTGGCCTCGCCGGTCGCGCTCGGATACGGAGCCTTCGTACTGGGAGGGATGGTGCCGTGGCCGCTGCTGTTCGCCTCGATGAAGGAGTACCTGCCCGGCGGGCGCGACCCGGTGAAGGGGATCGTCTTCGGAACGATCCTCTGGACGGGCTTCGTCCTCGCCTTCTACGACGGCTTCACGGGGATGACGCTCGTCGCCTACGTGGTGCTTACGCTCATGGCTCACTGGGCGTACGGCTTCTCGCTCGGCGCCGTCTTCGAGTACCTCTCGACCCGGCCGGACTCGCTCGTCTGAGTCCGCCGGGAACCGCTCGTGAGGACGATATACTAGGAACCCTAAACGCTGGGGTCGTTCTTAACCATTAATCTATGGTAACGGATAGCAAAGCCTTTACTTTCCACCTCTCGAATCTCCCCGTACACTGGGCCCGGGGAGGGCCGAGATGCCACCATGACTGACAACGAACTCATCTGGCGGATCGCCGGCGGTTCCGGGGACGGAATCGACTCGACCAGCCAGAACTTCGCGAAGGCCCTGATGCGGTCGGGGCTCCACGTATTTACGCATCGTCACTACCCCTCTCGGATCCGGGGCGGGCACACCTACGTCGAGATCCGGGCGAAGCCCGAGGAGGTCACCTCGCGTGGTGACGGCTACAACTTCCTGCTCGCGCTGGGCGACAGCTTCGCTCGCAACCCGAAAGAGGGTGCCGTCTACGGGAACGAGGAGATCAAACCCCTCTCGGAGAACTTAGACGACCTCAGGGAGGGCGGGATCATCCTCTACGACTCCGGGCTGGTCGACGCCTCGGAGGTCCCGGACTTCGAGGAACGGGTAGAGGAGAACGACTGGCACGTCTTCGACATCGACCTCCGGAGCATGGCGCGCGAACACGGCCGCGAGGTCATGCGCAACACCGCCGGCGTCGGCGTCACCGCCGCGCTGATCGGGATGGACACGGAGCCGATCGAGGACCTGATGGAGGAGGCGATGGGCTCACGCGAGGGGATCTTAGAGCCGAACCTCACGATCCTCCACGAAGCCTACGAGATGATCGAGGAGGAGTACGACGTCGACCACGACGTGAAACTCCCCGAGGGCGACCATGAGGAGACGCAGGTGCTCATCTCGGGCTCGAACGGCGTCGCCTACGGCGCGCTCGACGAGGGCTGTCGGTTCATCGCGGGCTACCCGATGACCCCCTGGACCGACGTCTTCACGATCATGTCCCAGCACCTGCCCGACGTGGGCGGGATCTCCGAGCAGGTCGAAGACGAGATCGCGGCGGCCTGTCTCGCGCTCGGCGCGAGCCACGCGGGCGTGAAGTCGATGTCGGGTTCTTCGGGAGGGGGCTTCGCCCTGATGGGCGAGCCGCTCGGGCTCGCCGAGATGTCCGAAACCCCCGTCGTGCTGATCGAGGCGATGCGCGCGGGGCCGTCGACCGGTCTGCCGACCAAACCCGAACAGGCCGACCTCGAGTCGGTGCTCTACTCGAGCCAGGGCGACTCCTGCCGGGTGGTGTTCGCCCCCGGCACCCCCGCCGAGGCGTACGACCAGACGCGAAGGGCGTTCGAACTCGCGTACGACTACCACGTCCCGGCGATCGTGATCATCGACCAGAAGCTCTCCGGCGAGAACCAGAACGTCCCCGAGAGCTTCTTCGACCGCGAGCCGAACGCGGACCCCGGAGCCGTCCTCACCGAGGAGGAGCTGGCGGAGATGCCCCACGACGAGGCTGGCAAGTTCAAGCGGTTCCAGTACGACCCCGAGAACGGCGTCAACCCCCGGTCGGTGCCGGGCCAGAAGGGCGGGCGCTTTCTCGTCACGGGGAACGAACACTCGCCGTACGGCCACATCGAGGAGGACCCCGACAACCGGGTCTTCCAGATGGACCGGCGGATGCGCAAGATCGAGTCGATCCGCGAGGAGCTCGACAGCGACCCCGAGAGCTCACACCAGACCTACTTCGGCCCCGACGAGGCGGAGTACGGCATCGTCACCTGGGGGTCGAGCCAGGGCGCGGTCCGCGAGGCGACCGCCCGGCTCAACGACGACGGCCACTCGGTGCGCGCGATCTGCGTGAGCGACCTGATGCCGTTCCCCGAAACGGAGCTGACCGAGTTCCTCGAGGGCGTCGACGAGGCGCTCGTCGTCGAGATGAACGCCTCGGCGCAGTTCCGCGGGCTCGCCCAGAAGGAGCTGGGGCGCTTCGGCGAGAAGATGAACAGCCTACTCAAGTACGACGGCAACCCGTTCGAGCCGGCCGAGGTGGTCGAGGGGTTCGAGCTCCAGATCGTCGAGGACGGCACCGAGACCCCGGCGGCGAACACGCGGCTCGAACCCGCGGCAGGTGACTAGATCATGAGTGCATTCAGCGCGATCGGCGAGGAACGAGAGATCGACCGAGAGGAGTTCACCCCGCTGCAGGAGCCACAGCCGACGTGGTGTCCGGGCTGCGGTGACTTCGGCGTCCTGAAGGCGCTGAAACAGGCGATGCCCGAAGTAGGGAGAACCCCGGACGAGGTGCTTCTCTGTACCGGGATCGGCTGTTCGGGCAAGCTCAACAGCTACTTCGAGAGCTACGGCTTCCACACGATCCACGGGCGGTCGCTGCCGATCGCCCGCGCGGCGAAGCTCGCGAACCCGGGGATAGAAGTGATCGCCGCCGGCGGCGACGGAGACGGTTACGGGATCGGCGGGAACCACTTCATGCACACCGCCCGCGAGAACCACGACATGACCTACATCGTGTTCAACAACGAGATCTTCGGCCTCACCAAGGGCCAGACCTCGCCGACGAGCCCGAAGGGTCACAAGTCGAAGACCCAGCCCTCCGGATCGGCGAAGGACCCGATCCGGCCGCTGTCGCTCTCGCTCACCTCGGGTGCGAGCTACATCGCCCGCACCGCGGCGGTGAACCCGAACCAGGCGAAGGAGATCCTCGTCGAGGCGATGGAACACGACGGCTTCGCGCACATCGACTTCCTCACGCAGTGTCCGACCTGGAACAAGGACGCGAAGCAGTACGTCCCGTACGTCGACATCCAGGACTCCGACGACTACGACTTCGACGTCCACGACCGGAAGGAGGCGGCCGACATGATGTTCGAGACGGAGAACGCGCTACACGAGGGCACCGTCCTCACCGGCCGGTACTACGTTGACGAGGACCGACCCTCCTACGGCGAGGAGAAGCGCTCGATCGGCGAGATGCCCGAAGAGCCGCTCGCCGAACGCTACTACGACGAGGACTACGAGTGGGAGCGCAGCTACGACCTGCTCGACCGACACAAGTAGCCGATCGACCCGTTTTTCCGATTCAGCGCGAGCGGTTTCGAGAGTGCGGTTCTCGCTTTCCGGTTCGGAAGGTATTTTTTCGTCCGGGCGAAAGGAGTGCTCGTGGCGACGAACTCGACAGCCGATCAAATCTTGGCGGTGCTCGAGGAGGACGCACAGGCCTCCTACGCCGAGATCGCGCGTCGGGCGGGCGTCTCGAAGCCGACGGTCAGGAAGTACGTCCGCAAACTCGAAGACGACGGCGTGATCGTCGGCTACTCCGCCGACGTCGATCCGAAGAAGCTCTCCGGACGGTCGATCGCCCTCGTCGGCATCGACGTCGAGAGCGAACGCTACATCGACGCGACGCGCGAGCTCGCGGAGACGGAGTCGGTCGAGTCGTTGTTCTCCTCTTCGGGCGATCACATGCTGATGGCCGAGGTGAGAGCCGAGAGCGGCGACGGCGTCGGCCGGATCATCAAAGAGGAGATCCTCTCGATACCCGGCGTCACCGCCGCCCACCCCTGCTTCCTCCAGGAACGGCTGAAGTAACGGATCGGCCGAGTTTTGTCGCTTCCCGCCCTCACCCCAGCTATGGCAACCTACGAACGCGAGACGTTCGTCGACGCGCCGCTGTCGGTCGTCTGGCGGTTCCACTCGAAGGCCGACGGACTTCGGGCGCTCACGCCCGACTGGCTGGGCCTCGACGTGATCGAGGTCCGGGGTCCCCACGGCGATCCGAACCCGGAGGAGCTGGTCGTGGGCTCCGAGATCGACATCCGGATGCGCCCGTTCGGACGGCTCCCGGGAGGGGAGTGGACGTCGAAGATCACCGAGCGCGCCTACGACGGCGAGTCGGCGATGTTCCGCGACGTGATGGTCGAGGGACCGTTCGCGCGCTGGGTCCACACCCACCAGTTCGCCGCCGAACGCGGCGGCACCAGGCTCAGGGACACGGTGAGCTACGAGCTCCCCCCCGGAGGCCTCGGGAGGCGACTCTCGCCGTTCGGCGTCGTCGGCTTCGAGCCGATGTTCCGCCACCGTCACCGCACGACCAAGGAGCTGTTGGAGTAGCTCGCGCTACCCCCGTT
This region of Halalkalicoccus sp. CGA53 genomic DNA includes:
- the lrpA1 gene encoding HTH-type transcriptional regulator LrpA1, which encodes MATNSTADQILAVLEEDAQASYAEIARRAGVSKPTVRKYVRKLEDDGVIVGYSADVDPKKLSGRSIALVGIDVESERYIDATRELAETESVESLFSSSGDHMLMAEVRAESGDGVGRIIKEEILSIPGVTAAHPCFLQERLK
- a CDS encoding 2-oxoacid:acceptor oxidoreductase subunit alpha produces the protein MTDNELIWRIAGGSGDGIDSTSQNFAKALMRSGLHVFTHRHYPSRIRGGHTYVEIRAKPEEVTSRGDGYNFLLALGDSFARNPKEGAVYGNEEIKPLSENLDDLREGGIILYDSGLVDASEVPDFEERVEENDWHVFDIDLRSMAREHGREVMRNTAGVGVTAALIGMDTEPIEDLMEEAMGSREGILEPNLTILHEAYEMIEEEYDVDHDVKLPEGDHEETQVLISGSNGVAYGALDEGCRFIAGYPMTPWTDVFTIMSQHLPDVGGISEQVEDEIAAACLALGASHAGVKSMSGSSGGGFALMGEPLGLAEMSETPVVLIEAMRAGPSTGLPTKPEQADLESVLYSSQGDSCRVVFAPGTPAEAYDQTRRAFELAYDYHVPAIVIIDQKLSGENQNVPESFFDREPNADPGAVLTEEELAEMPHDEAGKFKRFQYDPENGVNPRSVPGQKGGRFLVTGNEHSPYGHIEEDPDNRVFQMDRRMRKIESIREELDSDPESSHQTYFGPDEAEYGIVTWGSSQGAVREATARLNDDGHSVRAICVSDLMPFPETELTEFLEGVDEALVVEMNASAQFRGLAQKELGRFGEKMNSLLKYDGNPFEPAEVVEGFELQIVEDGTETPAANTRLEPAAGD
- a CDS encoding DUF6789 family protein, which produces MSDAPSGGNGTDEGLERLTEEEKIAEIEEFDSLFGIVADGVVGAAGGLVGVAAMTVGLLIAESVGAFSRESFGQLALMIGLDGLASPVALGYGAFVLGGMVPWPLLFASMKEYLPGGRDPVKGIVFGTILWTGFVLAFYDGFTGMTLVAYVVLTLMAHWAYGFSLGAVFEYLSTRPDSLV
- a CDS encoding SRPBCC family protein produces the protein MATYERETFVDAPLSVVWRFHSKADGLRALTPDWLGLDVIEVRGPHGDPNPEELVVGSEIDIRMRPFGRLPGGEWTSKITERAYDGESAMFRDVMVEGPFARWVHTHQFAAERGGTRLRDTVSYELPPGGLGRRLSPFGVVGFEPMFRHRHRTTKELLE
- a CDS encoding cbb3-type cytochrome c oxidase subunit I codes for the protein MSDLPPASSVKRWLVTTNHKDVGILYLVTALFFLLLGGVLALLIRMQLWVPGPSILSGRAYNEAVTTHGLLMVFWFLSPFAFGFANYIVPLQIGAKDLAFPRLNALSYWVYLFSGLLIALSFFQGGTYDAGWTMYAPLNIPEYSPTVGGTSAVLALLLFVVSVTIGTVNFLVTIHRGRAEGMGMWNVPLFTWSILLTVWMMLFAFAALLGALLLLGSDRIIGTLYFTATGTGDSSLLWAHLFWFFGHPEVYIVFFPALGVMLEIFQTFSGRRLVGRKWVILAMVLIAVQSFLVWMHHMFLTSINLEIKTLMMATTIGISLPFDLIVFALIYTLVKGRVQFTTPFLFALGALLLFILGGITGVFLGATVLDYEFRGTYWVVAHFHYVMFGGATALFGALYYWYPKMTGRMYDEFLGKLHFGTFFVGFNLLYFPLFLAWETPRRVFEYNVELITWHQLATIGGFIVAGSFLIMFYNLYVSYWNGEPAGENPWDFSRTAEWAIESPPPLENWPGRASYADGSLSFVETAPAHAADGGRATDGGVVSQFVEVREPTETELAHAEVHEDHASIWPFAIGLGVFVLFVGLSGLHAGELQGPHYLVAIAAGLGLSGYALLGFGLEEFNAPEALIAERWPFEDVGKTKLGVWFFLASDVVVFGAVIGAFVFIRAGMGWTAWETVPPDPLPGLVNTFVLLTSSFTVILALVAAERKSKRGLLAAMGATLALGFTFLGIKAWEWSYEFSVGIYPQTSIEASVYYVTTGLHGLHVVFGMLIAIFMFVRIYRSDAYLEDHRPVEFFGLYWHFVDIVWVFLFPLFYLM
- the coxB gene encoding cytochrome c oxidase subunit II; protein product: MMNYPTPIDALPLAPLPRLPGDEWGTQVQLFEEIFQVFLILGTIVGIVVVSYTLYNAYKYRDRGEEASEADRPVLGELPTGEGGGRKLFLSFFLSAIIVISLVAWTYGALLYVEAGPSDQGTDENLDVDVVGFQFGWEFEYPNGHTETNELRVPADRTVTLTITSSDVWHNFGIPDLRVKADAIPGQTTETWFVAEEPGEHVAWCFELCGIGHSDMVADVIVMEPDEFEEWYEDPEAYGNGEDETDEDDVEEGEEAADEAADDEEDADDESETVAGTVVVR
- a CDS encoding thiamine pyrophosphate-dependent enzyme translates to MSAFSAIGEEREIDREEFTPLQEPQPTWCPGCGDFGVLKALKQAMPEVGRTPDEVLLCTGIGCSGKLNSYFESYGFHTIHGRSLPIARAAKLANPGIEVIAAGGDGDGYGIGGNHFMHTARENHDMTYIVFNNEIFGLTKGQTSPTSPKGHKSKTQPSGSAKDPIRPLSLSLTSGASYIARTAAVNPNQAKEILVEAMEHDGFAHIDFLTQCPTWNKDAKQYVPYVDIQDSDDYDFDVHDRKEAADMMFETENALHEGTVLTGRYYVDEDRPSYGEEKRSIGEMPEEPLAERYYDEDYEWERSYDLLDRHK